The nucleotide window CAAGGACTGGTATGCCGAGAAGCTGGTCCAGCATCCGGCGCTGTATGCCTTTATTGCCAAGTTCACGGGGTGGGGGGACAATACGTTGACGTTCAAGCGGACGCTATTGCGGAATAATATCCCCCAGACGAAGCCTATTGGTGTCCATTATGATCAGATCTTTATTAGACATGGGGAGCCCACGGCTGTGACGGCTTGGGTGCCTATTGGGGATATTAAGCTGAGTGGTGGGGGTTTGATCTATTTGGAGGATAGTATGTCTTTCATCTTGATTGTATGATGTGGGGATGCTGACGAGGACAGGTGATGTCGTGGGCCAGAAGATTGAGAATGAATTCACGGCCAAGGCTCTGGCAGCGGGCAtgacggaggaagaggctaAATATGCCTTCAACTCGAATATGATGTCCACGGGCATGCTGTCGGAGAATCCCGCCGAATTCGCCAAGGAGAATGGCCGGCGTTGGTTGGTTGCGGAATACGAGGCGGGGGATGTGGTGCTGCATAAGCCTCACATGGTAAGCAGCATCTAATTAGGAGCCTGTGGATAAGTGCTGATGGGATTAGATCCACGCGTCGACGGTGAACAATGACCCGGATAGAGTGATCCGTTTGGCGACGGATTTGCGGTTTGCAGACTCGTCCCGGCCTTATGATAAGGTGGGTTTATACCTGGATTCTGTGATGTATGGGATGAAGGCTGATAATGTTGCAGAGATGGATGAACTTTTACCGATTCAATGACGGTGTTTAATTGGTCACATTGGGACAATGACAGTATTGGTTAATTGAACATAAACTTATGACAGACATGACATGATCCTTGCACCTGCTTACTCGCATCCATAACTTTGCCTTCTGCATtcatctactccgtagtagaTATATCAAACGTACAATGACAGATCCTAGGTCCTTCGTTAGCTTCCATACTACCAAGATTAAATGATACCTACTGCTGATCATCACAGAACCCTCCAGTCCACCCACCACCCTGTTCGATACACTGCACCCTTGAGTTAGCCTATCGTCCTTGAATTACGATGAAAATCAGCCTACCGTATTCCGACAGGCAAGATTCGCAATGTCATCCCCACCACGGATCTGGCACGAGGTGGAATTGCTCAGCATGATTTCCATGAGGGCAGCCAGGGCGGGCACACCCAACCCGAGGCAGGAGTAGAGGGTGACTAGGGCGGTTTTCATCGTGGTGTAGCTAGTTTCTAGTTGGTGGCTAAGAGCTAGTGGatgttggcggtggtggatgtcaaCCAGAGAGAGTACCCCTTGCTACGATAGGCCTAGGTAAGATTGGGGAGGGACCTTGGTTGACTGGCTAGCAGGGTACGTAGCTGCATTCTGTGAGGGATCTGCAGAGGGGATTACTTGGATTGAAGCTCGTGCATGGCTGCGGATGGTCTGGTGCTACACAGCACGATCTGCTATCGATATGGCGAGGGATAGATACTCGGGATTTGACTCGTTGATCTTTCAATCTTTTGATGCCTTAATTGCTCATGCATTATCTTCATGCCCAAAGAgtttgtttttgtttctttgatCGCATTCACTACATATGGCTGCTTCGACGTGGCATCCCTTGCTGACGGCCTTAGGTAAGAGGGGGCCAGATGCACTGAGAGGAATGTCCAAAATCCGATTGTCGGCACACCCAAGATTTGGGGCCAGTGGGATCCGCCGGTCGCGATGGATACCGGAGAACAATAGTCATCCTCCAGCTGTAGTTAGTCAGTTAATAggtaactagttaactatgAGGCAGATGGTTAGTCTTCAGTTAAGTTCCGAGACCGAGGGGATGGACCAACGGCAGCAATCAGGAGAGGCACCGTCAGCACGCAGTCCGGAAGCATAGAAAGTCCGACCGCATCAGCCCCGCCGGCCGAGCTTTGCTCCGTTTGAATCCTTCAcgctttcttcccctctctcgctctctctctctccgcccttttatttctcttcttccccctctaCTCTTACTCCCTTTTACTCTCCATCTTTCCTCacttatcctcctcccctttttttctgtaaGCCATATCTCtccattttcttcatttttctCACTGTCAATCTGACTGATTCTAACCATTGCCTCTCTAGTATCTTCACCACACACAACCATGGCTGCCCCCGCCCAGAAGTTCAAGGTCGCCGACATCGTACGTTCCCCGTTATACCATTCTACCATGATCGCAATTCTCATTTATGCCTCTAGTCCCTGGCTGCCTTTGGCCGCCGCGAGATTGAGCTCGCCGAGATTGAGATGCCCGGTCTCATGTCCATCCGCCGCAGATATGGTCCCGACCAGCCCCTCAAGGGTGCCCGTATCGCCGGTTGCCTGCACATGAGTATGTCGGCCTgacatttttttttactttgaAACCTTTCTAATCCCTTGCAGCCATCCAGACTGCCGTCCTCATCGAGACCCTCGTTGCCCTCGGTGCCGAGGTCACCTGGACCAGCTGCAACATCTTCTCCACCCAGGACCacgccgctgccgccatTGCCGCTGCCGGTGTCCCTGTGTAAGTCAAAATTGTATGCCAATCTATCGGCTCGATCTAATAATTGATAGCTTCGCCTGGAAGGGTGAGACCGAGGAGGAGTACAACTGGTGCTTGGACCAGCAGCTCTCCGCCTtcaaggatggcaagaagctcaacctcatcctcgacgacggTGGTGACCTGACCTCCCTCGTCCACGAGAAGTACCCCGAGCAGCTCAAGGACTGCTACGGTCTGTCCGAGGAGACCACCACCGGTGTCCACCACCTCTACCGCATGCTCAAGGAGGGCAAGCTCCTTGTCCCCGCCATCAACGTCAACGACTCCGTCACCAAGTCCAAGTTCGACAACCTGTACGGTTGCCGTGAGTCCCTCATCGATGGTATCAAGCGCGCCACCGATGTCATGATCGCTGGTAAGGTTGCCGTTGTCGCCGGTTACGGTGATGTCGGCAAGGGCTGTGCCGATGCTCTCCGCAGCATGGGTGCCCGCGTCCTGGTCACCGAGATCGACCCCATCAACGCCCTCCAGGCTGCTGTCCAGGGCTACCAGGTCACCACCAtggaggaggctgctccCCAGGGTCAGATCTTCGTCACCACCACTGGTTGCCGtgacatcctcctcggccgTCACTTCGAGGTGATGCGCAACGACGCCATCGTTTGCAGTACGTCCCTTCTATCATGGTCTCCTGAATCAAGCTAACTGCTCAGACATCGGTCACTTCGACATTGAGATCGACGTTGCCTGGCTCAAGGCCAACGCCAAGTCGGTCCAGAACATCAAGCCCCAGGTTGACCGCTACACCATGGCCAACGGCCGCCACATCATCCTGTTGGCCGAGGGTCGTCTCGTCAACCTTGGCTGTGCCACCGGCCACTCTTCCTTCGTCATGTCCTGCTCTTTTTCCAACCAGGTCCTTGCCCAGATTGCTCTGTTCAAGGCCGAGGACGCCGAGTTCGGCAAGAAGTACGTCGAGTTCGGTACCACCGGCAAGAAGCCCGTCGGTGTCTACGTTCTCCCCAAGGCTCTCGACGAGCAGGTCGCTCTCCAGCACTTGGAGCACGTCAACGCCAAGCTGTCTCAGCTCACCCCCGTCCAGGCTGAGTACCTTGGCCTGGAGGTCACCGGACCTTTCAAGGCTGACCAGTAAGCCCTCCTATACTCAAAACTTTAATTCATCGGCAGCTACTGACTAAGTGAAATAGCTACCGCTACTAGATGTCGAAATCCTACTGCTAGACTTCAACATTCACGATGTTACGACGACATATACAGGGTTCTTTATCAACATGGGGCTCAAAAGCATTGTCTTCAACGGCAAATAAAAGTGGCTGGGTATGGCTAGGGTTGcattggtggttgtggagtAATTGTTCAACAGAAGATACCAGATAATTGAATACATCAGATTCCTACTACAGTAGTTTACCAAAATacccccccccttctccccaaaaactagatatactTACAACTGAATCTCCTTAAACTTCCTCGCATTCTCCTCCAacgccacctccaccggcaACCTCTCCATACTACTCGCCCCAAAGAACCCATGCACCCCCTTACACCTCTTCAACACATACTCCGCATCCTCCGGCCCCGCCAACGGGCCCCCATGACACAAAACAATCACCTCCGGATtcaccttcaccaccgcATCCCGCACCTCCTGCACCACCTTAACACACTCATCCAGCGTCAACGCCGTCTGCGCCCCAATCGTCCCACTCGTTGTCAATCCCACATGTACCACAATCACATCCGCGCCCGCCCGcgccatcatctccccttccttcaCATTGAACACGTACGGCGTCGTCACCAGATCCATTTCCCTGGCAATGCGAATCAtctccacttccttctcATATCCCATCCCCGTCTCTTCCAGGTTCGCGCGGAAGTTCCCGTCGATCAGACCGACTGTCGGGAAGTTTTGCACCCCCACGAACCCGATGTCCCGTAGTTGGCGCAGGAAGGTCCGCATGTCTCGGAAGGGGTCGGTGCCGCAGACGCCCGCGAGGACCGGGGTGTTttggatgagggggaggacTTCGTTGGACTGCTCTTTTGGTTAGTATTCGTAATGGGAGGGAAGACAGAGGGGACGgtgaggggggggggggtgagggagggtATGTACCATTTCAACGACTACGGCGTTGGCGTCCGAGTAGGGCATCATGCCTGCGAGAGAGCCTCGGCCTGCCATGCGGAACCGGCCCGAGTTGTAGACTAGGATTAAGTCGGCGCCACCTTTTTCGATAAATTTGGCGGAGAGGCCGATTCCTGTGTTTTATGTCATTGTTGTGGTTAGTGGTGTTTATGTTGATATTGATGATTGGGAAGATGGGTGAGGGTATATGGATGGCAGTGAAGGGGTGCATGGGTACTTACCAGCTCCCGCACCGATGATGATCGAACCATCGGCGATGGTCTTGCGAAGACGGTCGAGGACTTCTTGTCGGGTGGTTGGGCGGGGcatgatggtgttgttgtgtatgtgtgtatgttggAGAATGTAGGGTGGATGTAGTAGGTATTAAGAGAGTAGTATGTTATATACTAAATCGAGGGCTAGTGGAGGATAGTTGAGGATGGGCCTTAAATAACCTCCGGCCTACAAAAGTCGGAGTATGACGAATGAAAAGAATGTCGGAAACAAACATCCCCGTGATAGTGTGACTGTATCTCCGAAGGAGGGGTAAGAGGGGGTAATGCCAAATCATCAGTGGATCAGGCGGTTACCACATAATTGATAGTCAAAGTATCCATTTTGGTGGCGGATGAGTGGTACTTTTAGTCCTGGTAACCACTTCAGCTGCGGATCGTCCGGGATTTGACCCACGGCTAACCCTAACTAGTCTGCACCGGCGTGCTTTTGTCTGCAGCTGAGACTCCTCTCTTCTGcgttattaatttatttcatCTCGCCTTGGGTCATTTTTGAGTTCTTGCGACAAATCCCAGTCGGTATTACGCACGATAGTAGTCTCCGACATGACGGTGCAGCGCAAAGCCGATCAGTTCTTCAGCTGCCTGCCACCAGCCACAGTGTAACATGTCCCTCTTCAATGTTATAAACCCCGCTCCcaataaatagtagtagtaacatCACCTTCTTTACAACACCTCCCATATCTACAACAATCAAAGTTATAGTATACTGCAACATGccgaccatcctcctcctcggcacCTGCGACACAAAATGGTCCGAACTACTCTACCTCCACTCCCAACTAACTTCtaacccctccatctccgtccTTCTCATGGACGTCGGCCgcgccgccacctcctctccgctcATCAACATTCCTCATCCCAGCCTCGACAACAAAACAGTCGACTACACCCAGCTCCCCCGAAACGACTACATCCAATCCATTACCCATCTCTCTACTCCCACCGTCGCCGACCTTTACCACAATGGCAAAATCCACACTATCCTCTCCATCGGCGGCAGCTGCGGCACCACCATCGCAACCACCATCATGCGTGATGCCCTTCCCATCGGATTCCCGAAACTGATGgtctccaccatggcctccGGCGACGTGGGTCCCTACATCCAAGAAACAGACATCACCATGATGTACAGTGTCGTCGACGTAGCCGGCACAAACAGCATTCTGAACAGAATCCTCCGCAACGCGGCAGCCGCAGGAACCGGAATGGCGATATCATACCACGACCAGCTTCATACCCCCGAGTCTAATGGCACGAACGGACATGCGCAAAATGGACACCAGAAGCAGAATGGGTCAAAGCAGGAAACACCCAAGAAAACCAAAGTCGGCATCACCATGTTCGGCGTGACCACGCCCGCCGTAGACCAAATCCGCACCTACCTGGAATCCCACCTCCCGGATGCATGCGAGATCTACGTCTTCCACGCCACCGGCTCCGGCGGAAAAGCCATGGAGCGACTAATCCGCGAACAACAACTCGACGCCATCGTGGACCTGACCACCTCCGAGATCGTGGATGAGCTCGCCGGTGGGGTATTGTCCGCCGGACCGGGACGGTTAGACGCCGCGGCGGAGAGGGGCATCCCGCaggtggtgtgtgtggggGCGTGCGATATGATTAATTTTGGGACGAAGGATACGATTCCCGAGCGGTTCAGCGGGAGGAGGATCTATGAGCATAATCCGACGGTGACGATTGTAAggacggatgaggaggagaatcgACGGATCGGGGAGTTTATTGTggggaagttggggaagGCGAGGTGTCCGGGGAATGCAGTGGTTATGTTACCGACGGGGGGAATCAGTATGATGGATGTTCCGGGAAATAGTTTCtatgatggggaggtggatgaggtgttgTTTGGGACGGTGGAGAGGGGGCTGGAGGGGTCCGGGGTGAGGGTTGTGAGGTGTCCGGGGGATGTGAATTGTAAGGAGTTTGCGGAGAGTGTAGGGGAGActttgttggggttgttgaagagtGTAGTTAGTAAGTTGTAGTATAGTTGAACTGAATTTAGggtatataataactttCAATCACTATGTAGATCAAACCTACTTAATTGCACATCTTTTAACCTTGGTGCCGCCGGAGCACCAATGAGGTAATTTCCCGGTGGCCATTTACCCGAGTTACAGTTTCAGAGAAATTTAACTATAAATTGGATTCCCCGACGAACCTTCTTGTACATTTTATTTCTGCTTAAAGATACTGCACAGAAGTACATCTACATCAATCAACATGTCCCGTCCCCTCGAAGGCAAATTCGCCATCGTCACCGGTGGCTCCCGCGGtaaccccccatccccatcccccataCCCTCTCCatatccaccaccccactaACGTCCCCCAGGAATCGGCGAAGCTATCGCCCACAACCTCGCCAGCAAAGGCTGCTCCCTCCTCCTAAACTACACCTCGGACAGCTCCCGCGCACGCACCGAATCCCTCTGCagcaccctctccaccacacACAACATAACCTGCATCCCCGTGCAAGCCGACCTCTCGGACCCCACCCCCgccatcagcaccatcctctccgccgccaaAACCCActtcacctccccaaccACAGGCACCCTAACAATCGACATCCTAATCAACAACGCCGGCGTCAGCAAAGACCGCTTCCTCAACGACCCCTCCTCGGGTCCCATCGACCCCGCCTACTTCAACTGGCACTACACCATCAACGTGCTGGCCCCGCTGCTCCTCACGCAAGCCTGCGCCGAGTACCTCCCCCGCAAGCCCGCGCACAGCGgccgcatcatcaacatctcGAGTATTTCCTCCTCGTTGGGGTTCACGGGCCAGTCGGTGTATGGGGGTACCAAGGCGGCGTTGGaggcgatgacgaggacgtGGGCGAGAGAGTTGGCGGACGTGGCGACGGTGAATGCGGTGAATCCTGGTCCCGTGGTCGGGGATATGTATTTTGCTACGGGCGAGGAGTTTTGGAAGCAGATGCAGGGGTTCCAGGATAATGCGCCGTTGAGTAAGTtgcaggatggggaggaggggttgagtgaggagcaggagaggtTGATtagggagaagatggggggTAGGAGGCCTGCGTTTACGAGGGAGATTGccggggtggtggggatgctTTGTACGGAGGATGGGGGATGGTGTACGGGAAGTGTGGTTTGTGCTAATGGCGGGTTGAAGTTTACGACTTAGTTGTTGTTGGACTTGGGGGTATCGGGTTGGGGGGTTATGTAGGGTTCAGGAATGATTAGAATAGAGTGGTGGCGTGGAACCACATTGACAATATATtgaattatcttattattgaTACACGTCCTGAATTGGCTTAGAATTGTAGTATTTGGTCAAGTAGTCGAGTggttacttactactatgtatCTGGAGGATATATTTCCTAAAGTGCGCTATGATTTGGTTCTGATAGGTAGTTCTCTGCATTGGGTAAACTAGAATTTATGGGGTTTGCTTACAGTGTTCGAAATGTGCCATAAGAGCAGTCGCTTATGTTTTAGTTGCcaatagataataataataaccagTCGTTGGTATAGAACTACTATAGGATTATATCGGTGTCTACCTCTTGGTATGCGAGTTAGGGTTATGCACGTTCCCGTCAGCCTCGTGCCGTGACTACCGTAACCCTAACTTCTCGACTGCCCGTTCGCTCCGACCTGGAGCGTTTCAACGTCTGCTAAATAGACAATGTAGAACTAAAGAAGatgcagaaagagaagaaagacttGGTGTCTAAGAATATCATTTTCCATCTAAGTTAAATACAGTAGTGTTTAGGGATGCAAAAGAGTGGCAGAAATCGAAGGGAATGCCTGTGTGTTCCTACCCTTTATGGTAGGCACGCTGCATCGACAACCAAGCTATATCAGGCGGCATGGAATACCAGCATGCTATAATGGATGCGAGTACCGGATAGAACGGCGATAGCAAAGTGGATAGCCCAATTTTGGTCATATTTAGGTTAGATTCAAAGTGAAACGCTAGTACCGTCGGTAGATTTGTAGTATCAGAGGCTGTTTGTTTGCTGATATTCCAAGCAAAATAGTTATATGAACAGAGATAAGTGCAACTGAATACTGACAATATCAGTGACAATAAAACCAATCACTTTCCACTCACCTGTATCTATACCCTCACAATATATGCATAATCGGCGGAATCCCGCCCAAGTGGGGCCGCCAGGCCACGCACGCAGATGACTAAGCCTCTAGGCAGCGATAAAGTTCTCCTGGACCCTGAAGGGTCTTAATCACGCATTTCTCGCGGGGAAACTCATTCCCGCTTAATTAGCATCTTCCAGTGTCATTTGATTCATGCAGCCTGTCAGCATGGATGCAGATATCCTCGATATTGTGGCTCAACGTGGCGGGAGGGCCAGGAGTGCATGTGACCTGTGCCGGCATAGAAAGGTACAACCCTATACCCTTTACTTAGTACGGGCTCAACACTGATGTGGGTTAGATTCGATGCGATGGAGAGAAACCAGCATGTGAGAATTGTCATTTTGCTGGTGTTACCTGCACGTTTACCGTGACTGGTCAACCCAGGAAGACTATTAGAGAGTACGTTCCTTGTGGCAGATTTACAGTAACATTATTGCTAATTCTCACAGACAACTTGCTGAAGCCAAGGCTCGTGTACAAGAATTGGAAAGCTTCATTGCCGGCCGTCATCTCCCAGGAGCAGTTTCACCAAACATCCAGTTGCAGGATCAACTGCGATCTGCCTCACCATGTCCGTCCCTGTCGCTCTTTGCCGCGCCATCGCATCCCCAGGACTCGTCGGATTTCGACATAGCCATGGAAATCTTCAAACAGCATCTGGAAGTTTCCTGGCCAGGCACTACTAACTCCCCTCAGCGCAACTCATTCCATGCTACTGTCTACCGCCAAACCGGCGCTGTCTTGGACTTGCACGGCTTCTTAGCCCGTGTAACAGAGTCCTACAAGGCCCAGTATGCTTCCATCTCGCCAGCAACCTCTACTCCCCTATGGCCCAGCTACGCACTGATCCAGAAGTGTCTCGACTACTACGCTGCCAAGGGCATGTACTCCATGTTCCCTGTTGTGGATGTGCCTGCTTCCCAGGCTGTCCTTGAGGCCCTCGTCTCTGGCCATACAGATCCCCCTCCTACCACGGCGGAAAAGGCACATCTCTTCGCCTTCGCAGCCTTTATCACCAAGCAGCATCAACACCAGCCGCAGTTTGCAGATACAGACCCGGACGCTTACGTGCAGGCCGTACTGACACTAGTACCTAAGCTCATGCTTGAGCTAGCTAGTGTGTGGAAATTAGAAACATTCGTCATATTggtatctttttcttcttttctatcaTATCTCCCATATTCTAACGCAGATAGGCCCTCCACATCGCCCCAGCAGGCTATCCCCAACaagcccaactcctcctttCAACCGCCATCCGCATTTTGTATCAATTAGGCGGCCACCGCatcacccctcccccagaATACCAACCACAGGCCTCCTCCActaccaccaacaacactaAATCCCACTCTCACCTCCGCGCCATTTTCTGGCTCTGCTACAGCATGGACAAAGAAATGTGCATCCGCAGCTGCTCCCCACCCCTCATCCACGACATTGACGTCGACCTCGACTTTCCCCAAACCTACATCGGCTCTACCACCCACTCGCCCCCACCACCCCGAcaatccccatcatcatcaacatcattatcatcatatcatagTACCGAAatccccctcctctaccCATCAGACATCCGCCTCGCCATCTTCAAATCCCACATCTACAACCGCCTCTACTCCAGCCACGCCCAATCCCTCCCTGAAGCCCGCCGTCTCGCTCACATCCGCCAACTCGACCAGGATCTGAGTGAACTATATGCCGAGTTCCCCCTAGGACATACACCTGTACACACACCTAGATCCGAAACAAGCACACCCATTCATCGAGATCCAACAataccttcctcctcctccaacgaaGAAAGTAGTAATCATAAGCTGGTCAATATCCGCCCTATCAACATCCACCTTGAATACCACCACTGTGTTCGAAAACTGCACGAAGCGAGTATCACAACCAGCTTATCTGTCGTGTCTGCCCCGCTTGCTTCGAGTCTGGAGTTGTATTATCAGGCCTCGAGGTCGACGTTACTATATTACCTGAATTCAGGAAAGGGCGGGCTGGTGGATCGGTTTAGCGTTTGGTAAGTTACTCCAGTTCCTCTATTCCATGTAATATGTGGTCAGTATGTATAATGTATATTAATGGAGGGTTGGTGAATGGTAGGATCCACGCACAattcatcctctccgccatTCTCACCGTCTTCTGGTGTTTGATCGAGAACCCCGATCCGAGGAATGCGTCCTTCTCGAGGGATTTGAGGATGTTGGAGGATATGAGAGGGTTGTTTGCTTGTGAAGTGTTTGAtttggagggagaggggaggttCTTCCCCCCGGCGTATATTGTCGATGGGTTTTTGAGCTGGTTGGTTTCGTTGGTTAGGGTtgcggtggagagggagggggttcGGCGTGGTCGGGCTTCGTGAGGtgtcttctacttcttcttcttcttattatttttattttcttatataattttcattGGCATCATGTTGGGTGTTGGTTGGGACTTTGGTTCTGGTTCGGGGTGTATAAGATTGTATTCTATGTATGGTGTCTTCTATAGGTGGTTGGACTGTCTCTGGATACTGTTCTGCTGTGTTGAGAGTTGTGTAGTCCAtttgtattatattatctaacaGGGACTATGTATTCAGGATGTAGGACTTTTATGAAAGGTGATATAACTTGGAGAGGCAATGGTTAAGGAGATATCGGTGGTAGTCTCAGcaatatagattaaattgGTGTTCAGTAACTATCTAGAGCGAGTGACGAAGAACCTAAAAgacctccacatcatcattgtcGATCATACTATCCCTGCACAGATATCTCTCCATGATCTCCATCAGTCCAGAGCATCTTATCCCTGGATATGACGGAGGACATAACATCCACCCAATCTCAAGGCGAGCATAGGCTCAGTTATGGCCAGGTACGCCAAGGGTTTCATTGTAGATATACCAGCCATTATCCG belongs to Aspergillus luchuensis IFO 4308 DNA, chromosome 3, nearly complete sequence and includes:
- a CDS encoding Zn(II)2Cys6 transcription factor (COG:K;~EggNog:ENOG410Q2P7;~InterPro:IPR036864,IPR007219,IPR001138;~PFAM:PF00172;~TransMembrane:1 (o576-597i);~go_function: GO:0000981 - DNA-binding transcription factor activity, RNA polymerase II-specific [Evidence IEA];~go_function: GO:0003677 - DNA binding [Evidence IEA];~go_function: GO:0008270 - zinc ion binding [Evidence IEA];~go_process: GO:0006351 - transcription, DNA-templated [Evidence IEA];~go_process: GO:0006355 - regulation of transcription, DNA-templated [Evidence IEA]), with product MQPVSMDADILDIVAQRGGRARSACDLCRHRKIRCDGEKPACENCHFAGVTCTFTVTGQPRKTIREQLAEAKARVQELESFIAGRHLPGAVSPNIQLQDQLRSASPCPSLSLFAAPSHPQDSSDFDIAMEIFKQHLEVSWPGTTNSPQRNSFHATVYRQTGAVLDLHGFLARVTESYKAQYASISPATSTPLWPSYALIQKCLDYYAAKGMYSMFPVVDVPASQAVLEALVSGHTDPPPTTAEKAHLFAFAAFITKQHQHQPQFADTDPDAYVQAVLTLVPKLMLELASVWKLETFVILALHIAPAGYPQQAQLLLSTAIRILYQLGGHRITPPPEYQPQASSTTTNNTKSHSHLRAIFWLCYSMDKEMCIRSCSPPLIHDIDVDLDFPQTYIGSTTHSPPPPRQSPSSSTSLSSYHSTEIPLLYPSDIRLAIFKSHIYNRLYSSHAQSLPEARRLAHIRQLDQDLSELYAEFPLGHTPVHTPRSETSTPIHRDPTIPSSSSNEESSNHKLVNIRPINIHLEYHHCVRKLHEASITTSLSVVSAPLASSLELYYQASRSTLLYYLNSGKGGLVDRFSVWIHAQFILSAILTVFWCLIENPDPRNASFSRDLRMLEDMRGLFACEVFDLEGEGRFFPPAYIVDGFLSWLVSLVRVAVEREGVRRGRAS